From the genome of Phoenix dactylifera cultivar Barhee BC4 chromosome 5, palm_55x_up_171113_PBpolish2nd_filt_p, whole genome shotgun sequence:
TCTTGAATGGCTAAGTACTTGTCTCACGACAAACAACAGCTCACTAGAATATTTTACCTTGCATGTCAATTCATTTTCTTTGTAATTAAATTAATAGTTATGTATATGTAAGTGAGAATTTGTtttaaaagagttttttttttttttgcatacatatccttctaaatattaaaacTTACATGAATactctttcaaaattgatatttttatatatactcttataaaatacttattttgcatgtatagctttcaatttctttttttcttgcatatgtTCCTATACCATCTAACGCCGTCAAGAAATTAGTagtttaaaattgaaatgatCGAACTACTCTTAATTAGTAGATATgcacaaagaaacatttataagagTATATATGGAAATAACATTTTGTGAGAATATTTATACAATTTCACATATTTAGAAGGgtttatatgcaaaaaaaattaatttaattttttctattttaactTGTTTTAACACTCGGATTAGATGACATGAGTACATATGccacgaaaaaaaaagaaaaagaatggtatatatacaaaataagtttttgatgagggtatacatataaatattaattttgagagAGTATTGATCAtgtaaatttcaatatttaggaaGATATgtacagaaatttttttttaaaaaaatagatgatCATAAAATATGATTCTTTATAGAAAAAGTTTTGTGAAAAATAAAGGGCATGTTTTGCATGACCATCATTGTCAGGTTTTAAGACGGTTACTTTTATTAGAACAGATTTTACAAAAACAACCGAATAatcatttttataaaattcattaattttttattttttaacctATTTTGCTAAAACATGTTAACTAATAGCCCCAAAGAAGATATAGATTTAGATGTATATAAGAAAATTGGTGATATTTTCAAAGAAGAAAATTGACAACTAATCAAGTTGTTGAGTTGGTAAAAAAACGATGAGTTTATCTCAAGAGTGGGATCTTGAATAAAAATGGCACCAATAGCGAACATAACATGACTAGTGACTTAATTCGTTCAATCTAAAATTTCAACAAGATCATGCTTGTAAAAAGTGGGTGCACCTGATTAATCCGAAATATAAATTGAGTTGATTAAATCAAGCCTCAGATTTACCAATCTTGATATAAATTAGTCAAATGGTGCAACTAATATAATTATTAACCACCATACAGTCAAAACATCCTGCCTCAACTTGATTCCTGCCATTCATCTACTTGATATGAAAATCAATCTTGTGCAACTGACATGCCTAATCACTTAGATCCACTTGATCTTATTTATCCATGAACAAGATTGTGGCTTATCTCTTCACCTAAATACTTCAGTCCATCCACAAGAAAAGATCAGCTAGAATTAATATGTATAACTTTGCATACCTACTCCTAGAATTAAAAATACATACATAGCTAAATTATTAATGTATTGTTGTTATTATCTCTTCAGTCAGTCGATTTGTTGATGATGGATTTGGTGGTGGCGGCTATCCCAGGTGGTGACAGAGACCTTCTTGACTTCCATAAGCAAAGTATAACACGGCAGCCTAAGGTTTCTTGCAGAGAATCTGTTGACCACTCGAGAGCATAGAATAAAAGAGAAAGAACCCTAAAAATCAAGAAGAAATGGCAGCCTAACGTTCTTGTTGGGTTCCATTTGGTCAGCTTCTTCCACATCCCAAAAGAGACATGAGAGAGGTCGTCTGTTTCTATCCCCCTGACCTTTCAGCTCACACCGGCGCCACCTTTGACGTTAAATTTATATGAACTAAACAAAAGAAGGTGAAGTTAAATTGCAAACTCCATGCAAAGAATGAACCTCCAAAAAGCTTCAAAGCCTCGAAGCCTAAGCTCTCTCCAGCTAGAATTCTCTCCCAGGAAACCTCCGATGGCTCCGCGGCCACGCGTCCGGTGGACGAAGACCCGGCATGCGAACCGCCGGCTCTGGCTTCTCCTCTGCGTCGCCTCGCCGCTGCTGGCTCTGGCCACCCTccacgccgccgccgccgccctccgCCGGGCCAACGCCTTCGGGCGGCGCTGCGCCCCGGACGCCGTGGAGTATTCCGGCGAGGCGGCGGCGGGTtttcgtccgaggatagcgatGGTGACCTTCTCGGCGGAGGAGATTGGCGGCGGCTCGCGGCGGTCGTTCCGGGGGGTGATGGAGGCGGTGGGGGAGAATAAGCGGGCGTACGCAGGGAGGATGGGGTACGACTTCATCGACGCAGGTGGTCTGGTCGATCCCAGCCGTCCGCCCAGCTGGAGCAAGATCCCTGCCGTCCGATCGCAGCTCCCCAACTACGATTGGGTCTTCTGGAATGACGCCGTGAGTAACTTTCCCGTGCTCTCTTCTGGAATCATCAATtagttttaatttatttatttacttttgtTTCCAGGACACGGTGATAACGAATCCGGATATATCCTTGGTAAGAGCGTATGATACCTTCCTTTGATGACCGCCCTCAGTTTTTTTAAGTTTTGTTATAACTTTGGAAAGCCAAAAGCTTTGTGACACCTACCATGGACTTGATAATTTCTCAAGCCATAGAATGCAGGCTAGGCAACTTAAAATATAAGTCATCATATCAATCTTTCATGTCACACAAGATAATAAACTTTTCATGGGACTCAATCAATGTCTTGTAGCATTGCTTGTAATATTTTAattgatgatgaggatgatcctTAATTTAGACTATGACATATTCTTAATTACGAGAGTTCAAaactatatttataaaaaaaatatagttattAGGAAAGTatgcctaatttttttttttttggttattgaAGGAGAATATTTT
Proteins encoded in this window:
- the LOC113462942 gene encoding probable alpha-1,6-mannosyltransferase MNN10, which translates into the protein MQRMNLQKASKPRSLSSLQLEFSPRKPPMAPRPRVRWTKTRHANRRLWLLLCVASPLLALATLHAAAAALRRANAFGRRCAPDAVEYSGEAAAGFRPRIAMVTFSAEEIGGGSRRSFRGVMEAVGENKRAYAGRMGYDFIDAGGLVDPSRPPSWSKIPAVRSQLPNYDWVFWNDADTVITNPDISLENILNAAIGHSDLRASPDLVVTEDFNGVNAGVFFFRRSEWSEKFLDTWWNQTSFVLFGSTISGDNTALKHLINGLPSEELQDHVRTVPMQCLFNSYPWLPIWKNAYRLIFSPLKTWEGAYSDGDFMVHLAGLDEKKKWAARILGELRA